From a region of the Thermus caldilimi genome:
- a CDS encoding DUF721 domain-containing protein: protein MPWRLKEVIPEALKKAGGKEKLKRGLVLAAWREVVGKELAQLSEPLALEGGTLTVRVADPVTAHQLTYSRLALLRRYEERFPGVVKEIRFVAGPLEKEPEAPKTPENPERLLWASRRALELAEKAPLELREKVARAALALLQKDRGEPCPICGSPSPKHPCPTCRRLLESPWVRKEAERLKRGRPTSLEGEALLVARYLARKQLLAEMEELFPQALREAQLRPLLSDLARRYQALFPHEPLPEGVKSLLAREP from the coding sequence ATGCCTTGGCGGCTTAAAGAGGTGATCCCCGAGGCCCTCAAGAAGGCCGGGGGGAAGGAAAAGCTGAAGCGAGGTCTGGTGCTGGCCGCCTGGCGGGAGGTGGTGGGCAAGGAGCTTGCCCAGCTCAGTGAGCCCCTGGCCCTCGAGGGGGGTACCCTCACCGTGCGCGTGGCGGACCCCGTCACCGCCCACCAGCTCACCTATAGCCGCCTGGCCCTTTTGCGACGCTACGAGGAGCGGTTTCCAGGGGTGGTGAAGGAGATCCGCTTTGTGGCGGGGCCCCTGGAGAAGGAGCCAGAGGCCCCCAAAACCCCGGAAAACCCCGAGCGCCTCCTATGGGCGAGCCGCCGGGCCCTGGAGCTGGCGGAAAAAGCTCCCCTGGAGCTACGGGAAAAGGTAGCCCGGGCCGCTCTGGCCCTTTTGCAAAAGGACCGGGGCGAGCCCTGCCCCATCTGCGGAAGCCCTAGCCCCAAACATCCCTGCCCCACCTGCCGCCGCCTTCTGGAAAGCCCCTGGGTGCGCAAGGAGGCGGAGCGCCTCAAGCGGGGCAGGCCCACAAGCCTCGAGGGAGAAGCCCTCCTGGTGGCCCGGTACCTGGCGCGAAAGCAGCTTCTGGCGGAAATGGAAGAGCTTTTCCCTCAGGCCCTGAGGGAAGCCCAGCTCCGCCCCCTTCTCTCGGACCTGGCCAGGCGCTACCAGGCCCTTTTTCCCCACGAGCCCCTGCCCGAAGGGGTGAAAAGCCTCCTGGCAAGGGAGCCTTGA
- a CDS encoding MFS transporter, with amino-acid sequence MSPVGLLFLTLFNSILGLSILFPILGPLGRELGLTEVQVGLFSTGYALMQFLLSPVWGRLSEKGRKPILLLGILGFAVSFLLFGLFALLGQRGLVPAGLLFPLLLLARLLGGAFSSATLPTAQAYVADITGRENRTAGMALLGAAFGLAVILGPALGAGLAAWLGLLAPVFFSSGIALLNALFVALVLPESRPQGAQEAGRISPWDGRVFPLLLLGFSLNLSGVALEQTIAFYFQDRLGLSGVETARSVGLALVLYGFVAVFIQGFLVRRFSWPPRTLLLLGLPVGILGFLLLVLAKGFPLLALGLALQGAGAALAGPGVTAALSLAVGEGEQGLVAGLNASAQALGRMLGPVLGTGLYRLSPEAPYLLGATLLLMALLTLPFLFRQARI; translated from the coding sequence ATGTCCCCTGTAGGCCTCCTTTTCCTGACCCTTTTCAACAGCATCCTGGGGCTTTCCATCCTCTTCCCCATCCTGGGACCTTTGGGCCGGGAGCTGGGACTCACCGAGGTCCAAGTGGGCCTTTTTTCCACCGGCTACGCCCTCATGCAGTTCCTCCTTTCCCCCGTCTGGGGGAGGCTGAGCGAGAAGGGCAGGAAGCCCATCCTCCTCCTGGGCATCCTGGGCTTTGCCGTGAGTTTCCTCCTCTTTGGCCTCTTTGCCCTCTTGGGCCAAAGGGGTCTGGTTCCCGCGGGCCTCCTCTTTCCCCTCCTTCTCCTGGCCCGGCTCCTAGGTGGGGCTTTCAGCTCCGCCACCCTACCCACCGCCCAGGCCTACGTGGCGGACATCACGGGGCGGGAAAACCGCACCGCGGGCATGGCCCTCCTGGGGGCGGCCTTTGGCCTGGCGGTCATCCTGGGGCCTGCCTTGGGGGCGGGGCTGGCCGCATGGCTTGGCCTCCTGGCCCCGGTGTTCTTCTCCTCCGGCATCGCCCTCCTCAACGCCCTCTTTGTGGCCCTGGTCCTGCCGGAATCCAGGCCCCAGGGAGCTCAGGAGGCAGGGCGGATTTCCCCTTGGGATGGACGGGTTTTTCCCCTCCTCCTCCTGGGGTTTTCCCTAAACCTCTCCGGGGTAGCCCTCGAGCAGACCATCGCCTTCTACTTCCAAGACCGCCTTGGGCTCTCGGGGGTGGAAACCGCCAGGAGCGTGGGGCTTGCCCTGGTGCTTTACGGATTTGTGGCGGTCTTCATCCAGGGTTTCCTGGTTCGGCGCTTCTCCTGGCCGCCCCGAACCCTCCTCCTCCTCGGGCTACCCGTGGGCATCCTGGGCTTTCTCCTTTTGGTTTTGGCCAAAGGTTTCCCCCTCTTGGCCTTGGGCCTGGCCCTGCAGGGGGCGGGGGCAGCCCTGGCGGGGCCGGGGGTTACCGCCGCCCTCTCCCTGGCCGTGGGGGAAGGGGAACAGGGCCTGGTGGCGGGCTTGAACGCCTCCGCCCAGGCCCTGGGTAGGATGCTCGGGCCTGTTCTGGGTACTGGCCTCTACCGGCTATCCCCCGAGGCCCCCTACCTCCTAGGGGCTACCCTCCTCCTCATGGCCCTCCTCACCCTTCCCTTCCTCTTCCGCCAGGCAAGGATCTAG
- the mnmA gene encoding tRNA 2-thiouridine(34) synthase MnmA: MSKKVLVAMSGGVDSSVSAYLLKEAGYEVVGAMMRFWPEEPPRPTLDIPHKGRAWESCCTPEAAYEARRVAEILDIPFYLLDYRETFEEEIIQPFLKDYAQGRTPNPCARCNTFVKFGALLKQARRLGLDHVATGHYVRREGESLLRGIDPLKDQSYFLWGTPKGVLPHLLFPVGGMTKAEVRALAERAGLPTARKPESQNLCFVAGDLKEFLRERLKVRPGPLVDALTGEVVGEHQGASLYTIGQRKGLGLSKPHLERYVVGLDPKANVVYVGPREATLWLGLEGEEANLLAELPEEVEVQVRYRTPPVRARVESLSPLRLRFATPVFAVAPGQSAVFYQGERLLGGAVIRLGLYNLAGLEGKPQANALTFS; encoded by the coding sequence ATGAGCAAGAAGGTTCTGGTAGCCATGTCCGGGGGCGTGGACTCCTCCGTCTCCGCCTACCTGCTGAAGGAGGCGGGGTACGAGGTGGTGGGGGCCATGATGCGCTTCTGGCCCGAGGAGCCCCCAAGGCCTACCCTGGATATCCCCCATAAGGGACGGGCCTGGGAAAGCTGTTGCACCCCCGAGGCCGCCTACGAGGCCCGCAGGGTGGCGGAGATCCTAGATATCCCCTTCTATCTCTTGGACTACCGGGAGACCTTTGAGGAGGAGATCATCCAACCCTTCCTGAAGGACTACGCCCAAGGCCGCACCCCCAACCCCTGCGCCCGCTGCAACACCTTCGTGAAGTTCGGCGCCCTCCTCAAGCAGGCAAGGCGCCTGGGCCTGGACCATGTGGCTACCGGCCACTACGTGCGCCGGGAGGGGGAAAGCCTTCTTCGGGGAATAGACCCCCTGAAGGACCAGAGCTACTTCCTCTGGGGAACTCCTAAGGGGGTCCTTCCCCACCTCCTCTTCCCCGTAGGGGGGATGACCAAGGCTGAGGTGCGGGCCCTGGCGGAAAGGGCCGGGCTTCCCACCGCCAGGAAGCCGGAAAGCCAGAACCTCTGCTTCGTGGCCGGGGACCTGAAGGAGTTCCTTAGGGAAAGGCTCAAGGTCCGCCCCGGTCCCCTGGTGGACGCTCTCACCGGGGAGGTGGTGGGGGAACACCAAGGAGCAAGCCTCTACACCATCGGCCAGCGAAAGGGCCTCGGCCTGTCCAAGCCCCACCTGGAGCGGTACGTGGTGGGGTTGGACCCCAAGGCCAACGTGGTCTACGTGGGGCCAAGGGAGGCCACCCTTTGGCTTGGGCTGGAGGGGGAGGAAGCCAACCTCCTGGCCGAGCTTCCTGAGGAGGTGGAGGTCCAGGTACGCTACCGCACCCCTCCCGTAAGGGCCAGGGTGGAGTCCTTAAGCCCTTTGCGCCTTCGCTTTGCCACCCCGGTCTTCGCCGTGGCCCCGGGGCAGAGCGCTGTGTTCTACCAGGGGGAGAGGCTTTTGGGGGGCGCGGTGATCCGCCTGGGGCTTTACAACCTGGCGGGCCTCGAGGGGAAGCCCCAAGCGAACGCCTTGACCTTCTCCTGA
- a CDS encoding leucyl aminopeptidase has protein sequence MITLHALEATWAEGKAPLKVVWVKKGELTPQGEVLDAWLGGVLRQAMAQAGFKGEAGENLLLSTLEGHFLLFGLDEDPRATGGRLAQALSKLSFPEVLVETLEAYPLAEGILLGAYRFDRYKGSREEKPVAIQLSGARPEELERAQKVAEGVFWARDLVNEPPNVLTPEALAEAALSLKAFGVEVEVLDEEAIQALGMGAFLAVAQGSENPPRFIALRYTPEGARERLDLVGKGLTFDSGGYSLKPTEGMATMKGDMAGGAAVLGAIKSAALLGLPVEIRGYIAACENMVSGRAYRLGDVLKTLSGKTVEVMNTDAEGRLTLADALAYAERQGAKRILELSTLTGSAVVALGEEVAALFATEETWGKRVEEAAKMAGEKVWPLPLEKAYREKLKSPVADLKNVGDRNGGAITAALFLAEFVSVPLVHLDIAGPAFAKKAHALGPEGGTGFGVRTVLKVAQGLSEG, from the coding sequence GTGATCACCTTGCATGCTTTAGAGGCCACGTGGGCGGAGGGGAAGGCTCCTTTGAAGGTGGTGTGGGTTAAGAAGGGGGAGCTTACCCCTCAAGGGGAGGTCTTGGACGCCTGGCTAGGAGGGGTTCTAAGGCAGGCCATGGCCCAGGCGGGGTTCAAGGGGGAGGCGGGGGAGAACCTCTTGCTTTCCACCCTGGAGGGGCATTTCCTCCTCTTCGGCCTGGACGAGGATCCCCGGGCCACGGGGGGAAGGTTGGCCCAGGCTCTTTCCAAGCTTTCCTTCCCCGAGGTGTTGGTGGAGACCCTCGAGGCCTACCCCCTGGCGGAAGGGATTCTCTTGGGGGCGTACCGCTTTGACCGCTATAAGGGCTCCAGGGAGGAAAAGCCCGTGGCCATCCAGCTTTCCGGGGCCAGACCGGAGGAGCTGGAGAGGGCCCAGAAGGTGGCGGAAGGGGTCTTTTGGGCCCGGGATCTGGTGAACGAGCCTCCCAACGTCCTCACCCCGGAGGCCCTGGCGGAGGCGGCCCTTTCCCTTAAGGCCTTCGGGGTAGAGGTGGAGGTGTTGGACGAGGAGGCCATCCAGGCTTTGGGCATGGGAGCTTTCCTGGCGGTGGCCCAGGGGTCGGAGAACCCGCCCCGTTTCATCGCTCTGCGCTACACTCCCGAGGGCGCTCGGGAGAGGCTGGACCTGGTGGGCAAGGGGCTCACCTTTGACTCCGGGGGCTATTCCCTCAAGCCCACGGAGGGTATGGCCACCATGAAGGGGGACATGGCCGGGGGAGCCGCGGTCCTGGGGGCCATCAAGAGCGCCGCCCTCTTGGGCCTTCCCGTGGAGATCCGGGGCTACATCGCCGCCTGCGAGAACATGGTTTCGGGCCGGGCCTACCGGCTTGGGGATGTGCTCAAGACCCTTTCCGGGAAGACGGTGGAGGTGATGAACACCGACGCTGAAGGAAGGCTCACCCTGGCGGATGCCCTGGCCTATGCGGAACGCCAGGGGGCCAAGCGGATCCTGGAGCTTTCCACCCTCACGGGCTCGGCGGTGGTGGCCCTGGGGGAGGAGGTGGCCGCCCTGTTCGCCACCGAGGAAACCTGGGGAAAGCGGGTGGAGGAGGCGGCGAAGATGGCGGGGGAGAAGGTCTGGCCCCTACCCCTGGAGAAGGCCTACCGGGAGAAGCTGAAAAGCCCCGTGGCCGATCTTAAGAACGTGGGGGACCGGAACGGCGGGGCCATCACCGCGGCCCTTTTCCTGGCGGAGTTCGTTTCGGTGCCTTTGGTGCACCTGGATATCGCCGGGCCGGCCTTTGCCAAAAAGGCCCATGCCCTGGGTCCTGAGGGGGGCACGGGGTTTGGGGTGAGGACGGTTCTAAAAGTGGCCCAAGGGCTGAGCGAAGGTTAA
- the pstC gene encoding phosphate ABC transporter permease subunit PstC, translating into MKRLYTHFGDRIFAWALLLLALGVAALALLMAYELYQGGSLALKRFGLLGFALGREWDPVIQKSFGAWPYILGTVIVSLSALLLSFFPALAAAIFAAEYAPRWLAQVINFLLDLMAAVPSVVYGLWGIFVLAPWIRDQVQLPLYMWAAEHAPWLVPILGVPTGYGLMTAVLILASMIVPYTAALARDAIALVPKEHREAAYALGATRWEVMRMAILPLARGGIIAGAFLALARAVGETMAVTMVIGNSHKLPYTLFGGAATMPSVIANEFTEAVEDLHLSALIAVGFLLFWVSMAVNFAAAYILRRQERLVKGVL; encoded by the coding sequence ATGAAGCGGCTGTACACCCATTTCGGCGACCGGATCTTTGCCTGGGCTCTCCTTCTCCTGGCCCTGGGCGTGGCGGCCTTGGCCCTGCTTATGGCCTACGAGCTCTACCAGGGGGGAAGCCTGGCCCTGAAGCGCTTTGGGCTTTTGGGGTTTGCCCTGGGTAGGGAGTGGGACCCTGTGATCCAGAAGTCCTTCGGGGCCTGGCCGTACATCTTGGGCACGGTGATCGTGAGCCTCTCCGCTCTTTTGCTCTCCTTTTTCCCCGCCCTGGCCGCAGCCATCTTCGCCGCCGAGTACGCCCCCAGGTGGCTCGCCCAGGTGATCAACTTTCTTCTGGACCTCATGGCCGCAGTGCCCAGCGTGGTCTACGGGCTTTGGGGCATCTTCGTTTTGGCCCCCTGGATCCGGGATCAGGTACAGCTTCCCCTCTACATGTGGGCGGCGGAGCATGCGCCCTGGTTGGTGCCCATCCTGGGGGTGCCCACGGGATACGGGCTGATGACCGCCGTTTTAATCTTAGCCTCCATGATTGTCCCCTACACTGCCGCCTTAGCCCGGGATGCCATCGCCCTGGTGCCCAAGGAGCATCGGGAGGCCGCCTACGCCTTGGGGGCTACCCGCTGGGAAGTGATGCGCATGGCCATCCTTCCTTTAGCCCGGGGCGGGATCATCGCCGGGGCCTTTTTGGCCCTGGCCCGGGCCGTGGGGGAAACCATGGCGGTCACCATGGTCATCGGCAACTCCCACAAGCTCCCCTACACTCTCTTTGGCGGGGCAGCCACCATGCCCAGCGTGATCGCCAACGAGTTCACCGAGGCCGTGGAGGACCTGCACCTTTCCGCCTTGATCGCCGTGGGCTTCCTTCTCTTCTGGGTTTCCATGGCGGTGAACTTCGCAGCCGCCTACATCCTCCGGCGCCAGGAGCGCCTGGTCAAGGGGGTGCTGTGA
- the pstS gene encoding phosphate ABC transporter substrate-binding protein PstS has protein sequence MRRLMATVLGALALAASAWAQNTITLVGAGATFPYPLMAKYGDEYTRLTGGKVRINYQSIGSGGGIRQFLEQTVHFGASDAPLSDEVMKDVRTRFKTNALNIGYALGAVVPVYNLPGVREPLRFTGPVLADIYLGKIKTWNDPALQELNPNVKLPPLPITVVHRSDGSGTTYVWVDYLSKVSPEWASKVGRGTSVQWPVGVGGKGNEGVAGVVKQTPGAIGYVEVTYAKQNNLSYGAVRNKAGRFILADLPSIKAAANVPLPGDMRVSITDTSEPGGYPIASFTYLLLYEDLSANKAVKSEAEARALVEFVKWILTDGQKYNEPLTYGALASVPQQRALALLSRVTYQGKPIGKEITGR, from the coding sequence ATGCGACGGCTAATGGCAACAGTTTTGGGTGCGTTGGCACTAGCGGCTTCGGCATGGGCACAAAACACCATCACCCTGGTGGGGGCAGGGGCCACCTTCCCCTACCCCCTGATGGCCAAGTACGGGGACGAGTACACCCGGCTCACCGGGGGCAAGGTGCGCATCAACTACCAGTCCATCGGCTCCGGCGGGGGTATCCGGCAGTTCCTGGAGCAGACGGTCCACTTTGGCGCCAGCGACGCCCCCCTGAGCGACGAGGTCATGAAGGATGTACGCACCCGCTTCAAGACCAACGCCCTCAACATCGGGTATGCCCTGGGGGCGGTGGTCCCGGTCTATAACCTTCCGGGGGTGCGGGAACCCTTGCGCTTCACGGGACCCGTCCTGGCGGACATCTACCTGGGCAAGATCAAGACCTGGAATGACCCTGCTCTGCAGGAGCTCAACCCCAACGTGAAGCTTCCTCCCCTGCCCATCACCGTGGTGCACCGCTCCGACGGCTCTGGCACCACCTACGTCTGGGTGGACTACCTTTCCAAGGTTTCCCCCGAGTGGGCCAGCAAGGTGGGGCGGGGCACCAGCGTCCAGTGGCCCGTGGGCGTGGGAGGCAAGGGCAACGAGGGCGTGGCTGGGGTGGTCAAACAGACTCCTGGGGCCATAGGCTATGTGGAGGTCACCTACGCCAAGCAGAACAACCTGAGCTATGGGGCCGTGCGGAACAAGGCGGGGCGGTTCATCCTGGCAGACCTCCCCAGCATCAAGGCTGCCGCCAACGTGCCCCTTCCTGGGGATATGCGGGTTTCCATCACCGACACCTCCGAGCCTGGCGGTTATCCCATCGCCAGCTTCACCTACCTCCTCCTTTACGAGGATCTCTCCGCCAACAAGGCGGTGAAGAGCGAGGCGGAGGCCAGGGCCCTGGTGGAGTTCGTGAAGTGGATCCTCACCGACGGACAGAAGTACAACGAGCCCCTCACCTACGGGGCCCTGGCCTCCGTGCCCCAACAGCGGGCCCTGGCCCTCCTCTCCCGGGTCACCTACCAGGGCAAGCCCATCGGCAAAGAGATCACGGGGCGCTAG
- the pstB gene encoding phosphate ABC transporter ATP-binding protein PstB: MLPKTKETVGTHMESKGLVVRYGNRVGVGVGGGVNLPIYRHRITALIGPSGCGKTTFLRALNRMHDLTPIARVEGEVLLDGENIYAPGVDPVLVRRRVGMVFQKPTAFPTMSIYDNVAAGLKLVGIRDKRRLDEAVERALRGAALWDEVKDRLRTPASGLSGGQQQRLTIARALAVEPEVLLMDEPTASLDPISTQAIEDLLLSLKEQVTIVIVTHNMQQAARVSDYTAFFLNGEMVEFGPTETLFTKPKDPRTEAYITGRFG; the protein is encoded by the coding sequence ATGCTACCGAAAACCAAGGAAACCGTGGGCACCCACATGGAATCCAAAGGGCTAGTAGTCCGCTACGGAAACCGGGTGGGTGTGGGGGTCGGGGGCGGGGTAAACCTCCCCATCTACCGCCACCGGATCACCGCCCTCATCGGTCCTTCTGGGTGTGGGAAGACCACCTTCCTGAGGGCCCTAAACCGCATGCACGACCTTACCCCCATTGCCCGGGTAGAGGGCGAGGTCCTCCTGGACGGGGAAAACATCTATGCCCCCGGGGTGGACCCGGTGCTGGTACGGCGGCGGGTGGGGATGGTCTTCCAAAAACCCACGGCCTTCCCCACCATGTCCATCTACGACAACGTAGCGGCGGGGCTCAAGCTGGTGGGCATAAGGGACAAGCGCCGCCTGGACGAGGCGGTGGAAAGGGCCCTGCGGGGCGCTGCCCTGTGGGACGAGGTCAAGGATCGCCTGCGCACCCCGGCGAGCGGTCTCTCCGGAGGACAGCAACAACGCCTCACCATCGCCCGGGCCCTAGCGGTGGAGCCGGAGGTCCTGCTTATGGACGAGCCCACCGCCAGCCTGGATCCCATCTCCACCCAGGCCATAGAGGACCTTCTCCTCTCCCTGAAGGAGCAGGTAACCATCGTCATCGTGACCCACAACATGCAACAGGCAGCCCGGGTTTCCGACTACACCGCCTTCTTCCTCAACGGGGAGATGGTGGAGTTCGGCCCCACGGAAACCCTCTTCACCAAACCCAAGGATCCTCGCACCGAGGCCTACATCACCGGCCGTTTCGGATAA
- the recF gene encoding DNA replication/repair protein RecF (All proteins in this family for which functions are known are DNA-binding proteins that assist the filamentation of RecA onto DNA for the initiation of recombination or recombinational repair.), whose amino-acid sequence MRLLVFRQRNFRNLAFSAFQPPQGLFALVGGNAQGKTSLLLGIHLALGGEVRASLADLIRFGEEEAWLQAEVESELGLYRIEQRLRPEGREIVLNEKAVSVRALHELPGSVLVLPEDVEVVLGSREERRAFLDRLIGRFSRRYATLLSAYEKVLRQRNALLKAGGNGLSVWDQELARYGMEIMALRRRFLKRFLPILQSVHRGLAPGEVGLRLEETAPGDFLEALRARREEELTRGQTLVGPHRDDLVFLLSGRPVHRFGSRGEAKGLALALRLAEHRLLSEHHGEAPLLLVDEWSEELDEGKRQAVLAYTRTLPQAILAGLWAPEGVPVCWVEGGVVLC is encoded by the coding sequence ATGCGGCTCCTCGTCTTCCGCCAGAGGAACTTCCGCAACCTGGCCTTTTCGGCCTTCCAGCCCCCTCAGGGCCTTTTCGCCCTGGTGGGAGGGAACGCCCAGGGGAAGACCAGCCTCCTCCTCGGCATCCACCTGGCCCTTGGAGGCGAGGTCCGGGCCTCCTTGGCGGATCTGATCCGCTTCGGGGAGGAGGAAGCCTGGCTGCAGGCGGAGGTGGAAAGCGAGCTGGGTCTATACCGGATCGAGCAACGGCTGAGGCCGGAGGGAAGGGAGATCGTGCTGAACGAGAAGGCGGTGAGCGTAAGGGCCCTACACGAGCTTCCGGGCTCGGTTCTGGTCCTGCCTGAGGATGTGGAGGTGGTGCTGGGAAGCCGGGAGGAGAGGCGGGCCTTTCTAGACCGCCTGATCGGGCGCTTCTCCCGACGCTACGCCACCCTCCTCTCCGCCTACGAAAAAGTCCTGCGCCAGCGTAACGCCCTTTTGAAAGCCGGGGGAAACGGGCTTTCCGTATGGGATCAGGAGCTGGCCCGTTACGGCATGGAAATCATGGCCCTCAGAAGGCGCTTCTTAAAGCGGTTCTTGCCCATACTCCAATCCGTTCACCGGGGCCTGGCCCCGGGGGAGGTGGGGCTTCGTCTGGAGGAAACCGCGCCAGGGGACTTCCTCGAGGCCCTAAGGGCCCGGAGGGAGGAGGAACTGACCCGGGGGCAGACCCTGGTGGGCCCTCACCGCGACGACCTGGTCTTCCTGCTCTCAGGACGGCCGGTCCACCGCTTTGGAAGCCGGGGGGAAGCCAAAGGGTTGGCCTTGGCCCTGCGCCTGGCCGAGCACCGCCTGCTCTCTGAGCACCATGGGGAAGCCCCCCTTCTCCTGGTGGACGAGTGGAGCGAGGAGCTGGACGAGGGCAAACGGCAGGCGGTTCTGGCCTATACCCGCACCCTACCCCAGGCCATTCTGGCGGGGCTTTGGGCCCCGGAGGGGGTACCGGTATGCTGGGTGGAAGGAGGGGTGGTCCTATGCTGA
- the pstA gene encoding phosphate ABC transporter permease PstA: protein MLPTGNLRSLEKNLALRARYRKERFMMALVGLGTGLAFLILLLVLAYALSQGAGALNLDFFLKDMRPPGETGGGLRQAIVGTLIVDGLGLLIALPLGLAAGILLAEYPDHPVNPYLRLLSDTLNGMPAILFGLLAFILIVKPMGGFSGLSGAFALGFLMIPILARSTEGVLSLVPKEIREAGLALGLPRWRVILSLVLPTARAGLITGVLLAFARAAGEAAPLLFTAFGSPLLELNPLKPMDTLPLRLFAFAISPYEDWHRQAWAAGLVLFGLITLTSLLARWASRRRF, encoded by the coding sequence ATGCTTCCTACCGGCAACCTGAGGAGCCTGGAAAAAAACCTGGCCCTTAGAGCCCGCTACCGCAAGGAGCGCTTCATGATGGCCCTGGTGGGCCTGGGTACGGGGCTTGCCTTCCTCATCCTGCTTTTGGTGCTGGCCTACGCCTTAAGCCAAGGAGCAGGCGCCCTTAACCTGGATTTCTTTCTTAAGGACATGCGGCCCCCCGGCGAAACCGGAGGGGGGCTCAGGCAAGCCATCGTGGGTACCTTGATCGTGGACGGGCTGGGACTTCTCATCGCCTTGCCCTTGGGCCTGGCCGCCGGGATCCTCCTGGCAGAGTATCCCGACCACCCGGTGAACCCGTACCTCCGCCTCCTCTCCGACACCTTAAACGGCATGCCCGCCATCCTCTTTGGGCTTTTGGCCTTCATCCTCATCGTAAAGCCCATGGGAGGGTTTTCGGGCCTGTCGGGGGCCTTTGCCTTGGGCTTCCTCATGATCCCCATCCTGGCCCGGAGCACCGAGGGGGTGCTCAGCCTGGTCCCCAAGGAGATCCGTGAAGCCGGCCTGGCCCTGGGGCTTCCCCGCTGGCGGGTAATCCTTTCCTTGGTCCTGCCCACGGCCCGGGCCGGGCTCATCACGGGGGTTCTTCTGGCCTTCGCCCGGGCGGCAGGGGAAGCAGCACCCCTCCTCTTCACCGCCTTTGGCAGTCCCCTCTTGGAGCTAAACCCTCTTAAGCCCATGGACACCCTTCCCCTGCGGCTTTTCGCCTTTGCCATCAGCCCCTACGAGGACTGGCACCGCCAGGCCTGGGCTGCGGGGCTGGTGCTCTTTGGGCTCATCACCCTGACGAGCCTGCTGGCTCGGTGGGCCTCGAGGAGGAGGTTCTAG
- a CDS encoding DUF1385 domain-containing protein, with translation MRLLLLAKQVALGGSAALEGVMMKAPWAWALAVRLPNGQIHVERHEEPALSQRYPWAKLPLIRGVVALWDALSISYRALARSAELVGGEEEMPKGALWGTVAVSLLIGIALFIVLPGFLSGLLVDPARLPLLYNLLAGLIKVGLLVSYLLFIGRMPDIQRFFMYHGAEHKAIHAVEKGLPLTVENVMTQPRFHPRCGTTFLAFVIVVSILVYSLIPAPEVLWWRLLARVLFLPVVAALAFELLYFSARHNDPVSLFLRELGFRFQALTVAEPTPEMAEVAIRSTEAALGERVVA, from the coding sequence ATGCGGCTTCTTTTGCTCGCCAAGCAGGTGGCCCTGGGGGGTTCGGCGGCCCTCGAGGGGGTGATGATGAAGGCTCCCTGGGCCTGGGCCCTAGCGGTCCGCCTTCCCAACGGCCAAATCCACGTGGAGCGCCACGAGGAACCCGCCCTAAGCCAGCGCTACCCCTGGGCCAAGCTCCCCCTGATCCGGGGGGTGGTGGCCCTCTGGGATGCCCTTTCCATAAGCTACCGGGCCCTGGCCCGAAGCGCCGAGCTGGTGGGAGGCGAAGAGGAAATGCCCAAGGGGGCCCTGTGGGGCACGGTGGCGGTGAGCCTCCTCATCGGCATTGCGCTTTTCATCGTGCTTCCCGGCTTCCTTTCCGGCCTTCTAGTGGACCCCGCCCGCCTTCCCCTCCTCTATAACCTCCTAGCGGGCCTCATTAAGGTGGGGCTCCTGGTGAGCTATCTGCTCTTCATCGGCCGCATGCCCGACATCCAGCGCTTCTTCATGTACCACGGCGCCGAGCACAAGGCCATCCACGCCGTGGAAAAGGGGCTTCCCCTCACCGTGGAAAACGTCATGACCCAGCCCCGCTTCCACCCGCGCTGCGGCACCACCTTCCTCGCCTTCGTCATCGTGGTCTCCATCCTGGTCTACAGCCTCATCCCCGCCCCGGAGGTGCTCTGGTGGCGGCTACTGGCCCGGGTCCTCTTCCTGCCGGTGGTGGCGGCCCTGGCCTTTGAGCTCCTCTACTTCTCCGCCCGGCACAACGATCCCGTTTCCCTGTTCTTGAGGGAGTTGGGCTTCCGCTTCCAGGCCCTCACCGTGGCCGAGCCCACCCCGGAGATGGCGGAGGTGGCCATAAGGAGCACGGAGGCCGCCCTGGGCGAACGGGTGGTGGCATGA